Proteins found in one Planctomycetes bacterium MalM25 genomic segment:
- a CDS encoding putative global regulator has protein sequence MGFPDDGFALVNDWSAVEATGPDAGKFLQSFCTNDVLKLADGESCEAMFTDVKAHVVAYGWVARLAETSYTVVLGSPRAEGLHAHLDRYLIREQVELTVKTLPQVRIAKQAEGVPLEAFGAGVRASWQDHASAVGGSRLTPEAFEEFRFSLRVPLDGRDVDERNLPQEIDRNEQAISFTKGCYLGQEPVARIDALGRVNWLLRTIEIDGPPPERDTPLMLGEKPAGRVTSSIATETGSLALAYVRREQAEAGTELAVSGDRVRVLPKGSAS, from the coding sequence ATGGGATTTCCTGACGACGGCTTCGCTTTGGTGAATGATTGGTCTGCCGTTGAGGCGACCGGCCCCGACGCGGGCAAGTTCCTGCAAAGCTTCTGTACGAACGACGTGCTCAAGCTCGCCGACGGCGAGTCGTGCGAGGCGATGTTCACCGACGTGAAGGCGCACGTCGTCGCGTACGGCTGGGTCGCTCGACTCGCGGAGACGAGCTACACCGTCGTCCTCGGCTCTCCCCGCGCCGAAGGGCTGCACGCGCACCTCGACCGCTACCTGATACGCGAGCAAGTCGAACTGACCGTTAAAACGTTGCCCCAAGTGCGAATCGCAAAGCAGGCCGAGGGCGTCCCGCTCGAAGCCTTCGGCGCAGGGGTCCGAGCAAGCTGGCAAGACCACGCCTCAGCCGTCGGCGGCAGCCGACTGACCCCAGAGGCGTTCGAGGAGTTTCGCTTCTCGCTGCGAGTCCCCTTGGACGGCAGGGACGTCGATGAGCGCAACCTCCCCCAAGAGATCGACCGCAACGAGCAAGCGATCAGCTTCACCAAGGGCTGCTACCTCGGCCAGGAGCCGGTCGCCCGGATCGACGCCCTGGGGCGCGTGAACTGGCTGCTGCGGACGATCGAGATCGACGGCCCGCCGCCGGAACGCGACACGCCGCTGATGCTCGGCGAGAAGCCGGCGGGACGGGTCACCTCTTCGATCGCAACCGAGACCGGATCGCTCGCGTTGGCGTACGTGCGTCGCGAGCAGGCCGAAGCGGGCACCGAGCTCGCCGTTAGCGGCGACCGGGTCCGCGTCCTGCCGAAGGGCTCGGCGAGCTAG
- the rpfG_1 gene encoding Cyclic di-GMP phosphodiesterase response regulator RpfG, with protein sequence MIAARTAPAVHPTPTPQTGADGGLLDRLETAFQQTFAVVDASHGALERVTADWPRVDVFRWLPLCEQVARSERVEVLEDFAPLLLLAVPVLGDEADPTKVAVTVLLTEKDPSRDAIEAAARAFGLDPAHLTVWAAGRRAWPAHAALPLAESLAETANAHRVALSTKRQLSEVSSQLLSTFEEANLLHQLAEGLTLGHSSRELAEQAAIWLSELTPCECVLASFYREDESWATVAGGSLPIDDAELSRFFDRLGDQAPRRTIILNQDRTSSPTWSYPTVRELVTAPILANGVPVGWLAAFNYLPSPGSPRSEEQFGSIEASLLTSVATLLGVHSGNRQHFKDRTAMFNSTVHALTSAIDAKDPYTCGHSDRVARVAVRLAQQLGCSDKEINALYLGGLLHDIGKIGVSDEVLQKPDKLTDEEFEEIKTHPTLGEQILRGLPELEEVLPIVLHHHESWDGGGYPGKLVGEECPKLARIAAVADAYDAMGSDRPYRKGMPIDKVDSILRNGSGQQWDPTVVDAYFAAHADIQAISRVEREPLDLDVRAWEQAREAVAAS encoded by the coding sequence GTGATCGCAGCAAGAACCGCACCCGCCGTTCACCCCACGCCAACTCCCCAGACCGGGGCAGACGGGGGCCTGCTGGATCGCCTGGAGACGGCCTTCCAGCAGACCTTCGCGGTTGTCGACGCGTCGCACGGCGCTCTGGAGCGTGTCACGGCCGACTGGCCCCGCGTCGATGTCTTCCGCTGGCTGCCCCTGTGCGAGCAAGTCGCCCGCTCCGAGCGCGTCGAGGTCCTCGAGGATTTCGCCCCGCTGCTGCTGCTGGCCGTCCCCGTGCTGGGGGACGAAGCCGATCCGACCAAGGTGGCGGTCACCGTCCTGCTGACCGAGAAGGACCCCAGCCGAGATGCGATCGAGGCCGCCGCGCGGGCCTTCGGCCTCGACCCGGCGCACCTGACCGTCTGGGCAGCTGGCCGTCGGGCTTGGCCCGCCCACGCGGCGTTGCCGCTGGCGGAGTCCCTCGCCGAGACCGCCAACGCGCACCGCGTCGCCCTCTCAACCAAGCGGCAGCTCTCCGAGGTGTCGAGCCAACTGCTCTCCACCTTCGAAGAGGCCAACCTGCTGCACCAACTCGCCGAAGGGCTAACGCTCGGGCACAGCTCCCGCGAGCTGGCCGAGCAGGCGGCCATCTGGCTCTCGGAGCTCACCCCCTGCGAGTGCGTGCTCGCTAGCTTCTACCGCGAGGACGAGTCCTGGGCGACCGTCGCCGGCGGCTCGCTGCCGATCGACGACGCGGAGCTCTCACGGTTCTTCGACCGCCTCGGGGATCAGGCGCCCCGTCGGACGATCATCCTCAACCAAGACCGCACCAGCTCGCCGACTTGGTCTTACCCGACGGTCCGCGAGCTGGTCACCGCGCCGATCCTCGCCAACGGCGTGCCGGTCGGCTGGTTGGCCGCGTTCAACTACCTGCCCAGCCCGGGATCGCCGCGTTCGGAAGAACAGTTCGGATCGATTGAAGCGAGTCTGCTGACGAGCGTCGCCACGCTGCTGGGCGTTCACTCGGGCAATCGGCAGCACTTCAAAGACCGGACCGCGATGTTCAACAGCACGGTCCACGCCCTCACCTCGGCGATCGACGCCAAGGACCCGTACACGTGCGGCCACAGCGACCGCGTGGCGCGCGTCGCGGTCCGCCTGGCCCAACAGCTCGGCTGCTCCGACAAGGAGATCAACGCCCTCTACCTCGGCGGGTTGCTGCACGACATCGGCAAGATCGGCGTGAGTGACGAGGTCCTCCAGAAGCCCGATAAGCTGACCGACGAAGAGTTCGAGGAGATCAAGACCCACCCCACCCTCGGCGAGCAGATCCTCCGCGGGCTGCCCGAGTTGGAGGAAGTGCTCCCGATCGTCCTGCACCACCACGAGTCGTGGGACGGCGGCGGCTACCCGGGCAAGCTCGTTGGCGAGGAGTGCCCCAAGCTGGCCCGCATCGCCGCGGTCGCCGACGCCTACGACGCCATGGGCAGCGACCGGCCCTACCGCAAGGGGATGCCGATCGACAAGGTCGATAGCATCCTCCGCAACGGCTCCGGTCAGCAGTGGGACCCAACGGTCGTCGACGCCTACTTCGCGGCCCACGCCGACATCCAGGCGATCAGCCGCGTCGAACGCGAGCCGCTCGACCTCGACGTCCGGGCCTGGGAGCAAGCGCGAGAGGCCGTAGCGGCGAGCTAG
- a CDS encoding Peptidase family M50, whose protein sequence is MSSPRRILAIEPRPEPSPESLYGWSVPLAPWPGIMVRVHVTLAVVLVLAVGACWWSGEPIAWLALSAYLTSLFIHEAAHLAASTRSRHPLGRRASEDPVILGPLGGMRVIGADGDARERVFCAMAGPLASLALVVGSLFLLTMGGVELDVATLLNPREAIAAAAAAEATPITTLAPLMILINWPLFAVNLAPASPFDGGIALRSWLQVWMDRRAARDATCVTALLVSAGLLGAAGALILTQSNLLPVATTLAVLSVVIAFGAARDAVLAEGGDAWPDPLDDDLGISLSELPRPSIPEGLRTGRSELRHADPFDEDLEYLEQLWDEDRIDDILLKVHRSGLAGLTANERALLERASEHYQRRRRDDA, encoded by the coding sequence GAGCCCGCGTCGAATCCTGGCGATCGAACCGCGCCCCGAGCCCTCGCCCGAGAGCCTCTACGGTTGGTCGGTCCCGCTGGCTCCGTGGCCCGGCATCATGGTCCGCGTCCATGTCACTTTGGCGGTGGTGTTGGTCCTGGCGGTCGGGGCTTGCTGGTGGTCCGGCGAGCCGATCGCTTGGCTGGCCCTGTCGGCCTACCTGACCAGCCTCTTCATCCACGAGGCGGCCCACCTCGCCGCGTCCACGCGTTCGCGTCACCCGCTCGGTCGCCGGGCGAGCGAGGACCCGGTGATCCTTGGCCCGCTCGGCGGCATGCGAGTGATCGGCGCCGACGGCGACGCCCGCGAACGCGTCTTCTGCGCAATGGCGGGACCGCTGGCGAGCCTGGCGTTGGTGGTCGGATCGCTCTTCCTGCTCACCATGGGGGGCGTCGAGCTCGACGTCGCCACGCTCCTGAACCCCCGCGAGGCGATCGCGGCGGCCGCCGCCGCCGAGGCGACGCCGATCACGACGCTCGCGCCGCTGATGATCCTTATCAACTGGCCGCTGTTCGCCGTGAACCTGGCGCCGGCGTCGCCCTTTGATGGCGGGATCGCCCTGCGGTCGTGGCTACAGGTCTGGATGGACCGCCGCGCGGCGCGCGACGCCACGTGCGTCACGGCGTTGCTCGTCTCCGCCGGCCTCCTCGGGGCGGCTGGGGCGTTGATCCTGACCCAGTCGAACTTGCTGCCCGTGGCCACCACGCTCGCCGTGCTGTCCGTGGTGATCGCCTTCGGCGCGGCGCGCGACGCGGTGCTAGCCGAGGGCGGCGACGCCTGGCCCGATCCTCTCGACGACGATCTGGGCATCTCGCTCAGCGAACTGCCGAGGCCGTCGATCCCCGAGGGCTTGAGGACCGGGCGCTCGGAACTCCGCCACGCCGACCCGTTCGACGAAGACCTGGAGTACCTCGAGCAACTCTGGGACGAGGATCGCATCGACGACATCCTTCTCAAGGTCCACCGCAGCGGCCTCGCCGGCCTGACCGCCAACGAGCGGGCCCTCTTGGAGCGGGCGAGCGAGCACTACCAACGCCGCCGTCGGGACGACGCCTGA